Proteins encoded by one window of Nasonia vitripennis strain AsymCx chromosome 5, Nvit_psr_1.1, whole genome shotgun sequence:
- the LOC100678219 gene encoding mucin-19 isoform X6 → MVNKSLEKMILLAVPTKPEDLAKQFELKELSKYVDLFTVATHYLRDNDEAYRAFHPSRLMGLFDMLNTDSLVDLISGMGAPKHKILISVPVSAYQFTLKRAQDNTPRSLTVEEQPAVFDRKKLCDAMNDGEWTVERDEDLTAPYAFKNTTWIAFEDETSLKIKGKYVILRELAGMGLRDAENDSKNDCGISVAQAVRRAFTEMKRKTREVVLSSLEKDLKGTEIAYPRHVRSSDFRIVRVVDTAGKIRAVRENTQTAFACPHQGYFVHPKSCNRFYRCVKFNQEVDDYSVFEFDCPAGLAFDEKTEVCTWPGSISRGSACPGSSEIEPVSRGRFRCPSRAGYYADPNNCRWFFACYDLGGSEMVPYEFRCPFGLVFDESRLICEWPWKVPNCNGPGHGDGHSIYAYGGSLGEQGGHIPQGGIIGQGGFVGQGGYAGHGFENFGINQGGQGTVYNSGAYDGQNSHFAGNFGAGADYDGQTYNAGDAGAAYDGQSYNAGGYGGQTYNAAVADAGAKYSGQTYNSAGSGAGTGYSGQTYNSAGAGAGAGFEGQTYNAAEAGAGAGSSGQSYNSAGAGTGAGYSGQTYNSAGAGTGAGHSGQTYNSAGTAAGAGFDGQTYNAAGAGSGTGYSGQTYNSAEAGAGYSGQAHNGASSGADDGDVYNGQTYNAAAANSGAGYDEQKYNAGGSAAGGASYNTVGVAGPGYNGQTYSGDNAGAGYNGQSYNAGGASGSGAGYATQTYNAAGTTGADVGRGSTFSPNVYNQAGENGAVPARPDNNGQTYNAGGAVDYDAQTYNPAGSNAAEAGRGPGFRPNVYNQPGPNGHSGGDYDEQNYGGPGPAGAGIDYDGQNYHGGEGAHNAHGADCNGHNYNGNGAPAGVDTGRGVEVNANGFNGQGGVVTNSADYDDRGGQSTIYSNDGSRTTQFNAGGAGTTIGVNNFAGNTRIPAGLPGSANNFASGSATGYAAGSTNGYTGGVTTGYAAGSTNGINNFAGETVTPQNGLVTGGRLNTNFAQGQNTNYNTFGSTVQTGLFGGSGTTIGIDLNRANGRTPNPGFSTIAQGGPGLFNAGKTQYTDDAGLKVYNSTYSPNAGFPTSTIIPFVPRENTFNPNGVQGLNPVNSVIYHSHVVMGLSSTENFGRQYANQAEKSFATQGRTPTGFAFNGRTQNNQNFNTATNIYDYSKASLAGVTPSITLIRDGTNNGGTAAGNPRTTTGVTNFGSSTVAPANFNTDAGQTNAYGNSQIFGSSLSTSNNQITRFPAGTDNFRFNGNTAANTGFRTTGNDATSYNQGTTANQNPYTATGFTQPPQNAVTPATIAQNFNNQGTPVPGVVPLNNARPSVELDNTGLFGNNFDGPTSTVAPDFRNPNIQSSTPQNYRTNEYFDNGGRGTIRYNNGLVTNKVTETDIQDYRTSPYTRIPNSFIINGGNAENEQSTIQKADDSSETGDGIFTRGGFTKTGPTKTGITTAQVGGSASYVLGPSTLRPRPNPDFIGEQAFATNFQTEGAATNFGAKGSTTNFGTTAGASNFKTAGPSIATANFNTAGGTANFHTDGAAANFAAKGITNNFGFTAGAANFNTAGATNFNTDGAATNFGARGTASNFGSTAGAANFNTAGATNFNTDGAATNFGARGTANNFGTTAGAANFNTAGSNFGTAGATNFNTDGAATNFGARGNNFGTTAGAANFNTAGTNFGTAGATNFNTDGAATNFGARETASNFGTTAGASNFNTAGSTANFGTTNAANFGARGTNFDVTGSTANFGTSQFANGFTSNDISRTNTASGANTETAGYSYPKPLIQLEVEGISTTPVPPRTSYFESTTPSPISNAQSFNNQNSVIIESAQKNRGFSTTISPVGFTTGPLENFRTTVFDAAKLPQAVTTVRPVIDTSSRTVISSTPIPAVISTQRPYQSDVKTYLDVGVSFDQGNDYASTGNFDYSDVTSNAEQGNFGQRVTGQSRTTNINYQQGTTNARGLNENSPLVTSTQDYNSFTGSEATAQTGSLRSNEANDFGSTVTIPNQVYLPSSTLAPEAGVTFRRPIVSAEFSQGQFGQSSAAVNSQNLNAAADFTSQGTANRVLTNQASSNAGSQRISGGVLRNQASQGFASQGSAEEFARNQATGNFGARESANAFFGNQASSNFASQGQVNEAFGNQASAEFGSRGSANGIFGSQGSGNFGSQVSAGGNSNNQANSFSNQNQGFSGQTRTLIGSDVVTSIGGAGLNSDIIRQNSGSQQNVQIISEFNDGGNFGVRNQQSTTVAPEVTTYAGDFSRTRGRIDASGEFGARNQNRKVIVKLSDLHPLILNKLGAECTCRADPFAVFRGSNRQTLPINSRNRGPVDLANYDESDIYVDVDIDKENEKEIEFAKNIPSNRLIKTSNARFNEGGDDSSIVVSSRGEPSSTAYLPPTSARPPSTYLPPQPSNEYVPTYSTTVPPSLFYEKNEAPLSARTQDRQPLLIRVEDNSDERQQFAQRRAGKALFDGPVGSPNNLRDQGESFDRYGPGGLRSNDEKLEGGLDCVRPGLFRHPKICNKFYACHWDEWKKRYTLHVFNCPVHLAFDSSAGACNYPSKGPACQDNKLLI, encoded by the exons ATGGTGAACAAGAGCTTAGAAAAGATGATCCTCCTGGCGGTGCCGACGAAACCCGAGGACTTGGCTAAGCAGTTTGAGCTCAAGGAGCTCTCCAA GTACGTCGACTTATTCACGGTAGCGACACACTACTTGAGGGACAACGACGAGGCTTATCGAGCCTTCCATCCGTCTCGACTAATGGGTCTGTTCGACATGCTGAACACCGATAGCTTGGTGGACCTCATAAGCGGCATGGGTGCGCCGAAGCACAAAATACTGATTTCCGTGCCCGTCAGCGCTTATCAATTCACGTTGAAGAGAGCCCAGGATAACACGCCGAGATCTCTCACCGTGGAGGAACAGCCCGCCGTCTTTGACCGTAAAAAA CTGTGTGACGCGATGAATGATGGCGAGTGGACGGTGGAGAGAGACGAAGATCTGACGGCGCCTTACGCGTTCAAAAATACTACGTGGATCGCCTTCGAAGATGAGACTTCCTTGAAAATTAAG GGTAAATACGTGATCTTGAGAGAATTGGCGGGTATGGGATTACGAGACGCTGAGAACGATTCGAAAAACGACTGTGGAATATCCGTGGCCCAAGCGGTCCGACGAGCTTTCACGGAAATGAAAAGGAAAACCAGGGAAGTGGTACTTTCATCGCTGGAAAAAGACTTGAAG gGTACTGAAATTGCTTACCCAAGGCATGTGCGGTCTTCGGACTTTAGGATAGTACGAGTGGTTGATACAGCGGGAAAAATCCGCGCTGTACGTGAAAATACGCAAACTGCCTTTGCGTGTCCCCATCAGGGTTACTTTGTGCATCCAAAGAGCTGTAATAG ATTTTACCGGTGTGTTAAGTTTAATCAAGAGGTCGATGATTACTCCGTCTTCGAATTCGATTGTCCAGCTGGTCTGGCTTTTGATGAGAAAACCGAAGTCTGTACATGGCCAGGTTCGATATCCAGAGGTTCAGCCTGTCCGGGAAGTAGTGAAATCGAACCCGTTTCTCGAGGCAGATTCCGCTGCCCGAGCCGCGCTGGTTATTACGCAGATCCTAACAATTGTAGATGGTTCTTTGCCTGCTACGATCTTG GAGGCTCTGAAATGGTTCCTTATGAATTCCGTTGCCCATTCGGTTTGGTGTTTGACGAAAGCCGATTAATCTGTGAATGGCCATGGAAGGTACCCAACTGCAACGGTCCTGGACACGGCGATGGACACAGTATATATGCGTATGGAGGTTCCTTGGGAGAACAAGGAGGACACATACCTCAAGGTGGCATTATTGGTCAAGGAGGATTCGTAGGACAGGGTGGTTATGCTGGGCATGGTTTTGAAAACTTTGGTATTAATCAAGGTGGGCAAGGTACTGTCTATAATAGTGGAGCATACGATGGACAAAATTCTCATTTTGCTGGTAACTTTGGAGCAGGAGCTGATTATGACGGTCAAACTTACAATGCCGGTGACGCAGGGGCAGCGTACGATGGACAATCTTATAACGCCGGTGGATATGGTGGCCAAACTTACAATGCTGCCGTAGCAGATGCCGGTGCTAAATACAGCGGGCAAACTTACAATTCTGCCGGATCAGGTGCCGGTACTGGATACAGCGGGCAAACCTACAATTCTGCCGGAGCAGGTGCTGGTGCTGGATTTGAAGGGCAAACCTATAATGCTGCTGAAGCAGGTGCTGGTGCTGGATCCAGCGGGCAAAGCTACAATTCTGCTGGAGCAGGTACCGGTGCTGGATACAGCGGGCAAACCTACAATTCTGCTGGAGCAGGTACCGGTGCTGGACACAGCGGGCAAACCTACAATTCTGCTGGAACAGCTGCTGGTGCTGGATTTGACGGTCAAACTTATAACGCTGCCGGAGCTGGCTCTGGAACTGGGTACAGCGGACAAACATACAATTCAGCTGAAGCAGGAGCAGGATATAGTGGACAAGCTCACAATGGAGCTAGCTCCGGAGCAGATGATGGCGATGTCTATAACGGGCAGACATACAACGCCGCAGCAGCTAATTCTGGCGCTGGATACGATGAACAGAAATATAATGCAGGCGGATCTGCTGCAGGCGGAGCTAGTTATAACACCGTGGGAGTTGCTGGACCGGGATATAATGGACAAACTTACAGTGGTGATAATGCGGGAGCAGGATACAACGGACAATCTTATAATGCAGGAGGAGCATCAGGATCTGGTGCCGGTTATGCTACTCAAACCTACAACGCAGCTGGAACTACTGGTGCAGATGTGGGTAGAGGCTCGACATTTAGTCCAAACGTGTACAACCAAGCTGGTGAAAACGGAGCCGTGCCTGCTAGACCCGATAACAATGGGCAGACATACAACGCGGGTGGAGCTGTTGATTATGATGCGCAAACTTACAATCCAGCTGGATCTAATGCTGCAGAGGCTGGAAGAGGTCCAGGATTTAGACCTAATGTGTACAACCAACCAGGTCCTAATGGGCATTCAGGAGGTGATTATGACGAACAAAATTATGGTGGACCTGGCCCTGCAGGCGCTGGAATCGACTATGATGGCCAGAATTATCACGGAGGTGAAGGAGCTCACAACGCACATGGAGCGGATTGTAATGGACACAATTACAACGGCAATGGAGCACCTGCAGGTGTTGATACTGGCAGGGGTGTTGAAGTCAACGCTAATGGATTTAATGGTCAAGGAGGTGTCGTTACAAATTCAGCTGATTATGATGATAGAGGCGGACAAAGCACTATCTATTCCAACGATGGGTCCAGAACTACTCAATTCAATGCAGGCGGAGCTGGTACTACCATTGGTGTGAATAACTTTGCTGGAAACACTCGTATACCTGCTGGACTTCCAGGTAGTGCAAACAATTTTGCAAGTGGCTCGGCTACCGGTTATGCAGCTGGATCAACAAATGGTTACACAGGAGGTGTGACCACTGGTTATGCTGCTGGATCAACAAACGGTATAAATAACTTTGCTGGGGAAACTGTCACGCCTCAAAATGGTTTGGTAACAGGAGGCCGACTGAATACTAACTTTGCTCAAGGCCAAAATACCAATTACAATACTTTCGGCTCAACCGTACAAACTGGTCTCTTTGGCGGATCGGGTACGACAATTGGAATAGATTTGAATAGGGCCAATGGACGAACTCCAAATCCTGGATTTTCGACAATCGCTCAAGGTGGCCCTGGATTGTTCAATGCTGGAAAAACGCAATACACTGACGATGCCGGACTTAAAGTATACAACTCTACGTACAGCCCTAATGCTGGATTCCCTACTTCCACAATCATACCGTTTGTACCACGAGAAAATACATTCAATCCAAATGGTGTTCAAGGATTAAACCCGGTTAATT CAGTAATTTACCATTCACACGTAGTTATGGGACTTTCATCAACCGAGAATTTCGGTAGACAATATGCCAATCAAGCCGAAAAAAGTTTTGCAACTCAAGGACGAACCCCGACGGGATTCGCGTTTAATGGACGAAcacaaaataatcaaaatttcaATACAGCTACGAATATTTATGACTATTCGAAAGCCAGTTTAG CTGGTGTAACCCCATCCATTACTTTAATACGTGACGGAACTAATAATGGCGGCACTGCAGCTGGAAACCCGAGAACGACAACTGGTGTTACGAATTTCGGAAGTTCCACCGTTGCTCCAGCAAACTTTAACACAGATGCTGGGCAAACAAATGCCTATGGAAATTCACAAATATTTGGATCCAGTCTTAGTACTTCTAATAATCAAATTACAAGATTCCCAGCGGGAACTGACAACTTCAGATTCAATGGAAATACAGCTGCTAACACTGGATTTAGAACTACCGGCAATGATGCTACGTCCTACAATCAAGGAACTACGGCCAATCAGAATCCTTACACTGCAACTGGATTTACGCAGCCACCTCAAAATGCGGTCACTCCTGCGACCATTGCTCAAAACTTTAATAATCAAG gaACACCCGTCCCTGGAGTTGTACCCCTAAATAATGCCCGACCTTCGGTTGAGTTAGATAATACCGGATTATTTGGAAACAACTTCGATGGTCCCACCTCAACTGTTGCTCCAGATTTCAGAAATCCAAATATTCAATCCAGCACTCCTCAGAATTATAGAACAAATGAATATTTCGATAACGGTGGACGTGGAACAATCCGTTACAACAATGGTTTGGTCACAAACAAAGTTACCGAGACTGACATACAAGATTACCGAACGTCTCCTTACACAAGAATACCAAATTCATTTATTATCAATGGCGGCAACGCAGAAAATGAGCAATCGACTATTCAAAAAGCTGACGATAGCTCTGAAACTGGCGATGGAATATTCACTAGAGGTGGATTTACGAAAACTGGTCCTACGAAAACAGGAATCACAACCGCTCAAGTGGGTGGAAGTGCTAGTTACGTTCTTGGACCTAGTACTCTTCGTCCCAGGCCAAATCCTGACTTCATTGGCGAACAAGCATTTGCCACAAACTTCCAGACAGAAGGAGCAGCCACCAACTTTGGGGCGAAAGGAAGCACAACAAACTTTGGCACAACTGCAGGTGCATCGAATTTCAAAACTGCTGGACCAAGCATTGCAACAGCCAACTTTAACACTGCAGGAGGAACAGCGAACTTCCATACTGACGGAGCAGCGGCTAACTTTGCCGCCAAGGGAATAACCAATAACTTTGGCTTTACAGCAGGCGCTGCTAACTTCAACACCGCTGGAGCAACAAACTTCAACACTGATGGAGCTGCGACAAACTTTGGAGCGAGAGGAACTGCAAGTAACTTTGGCTCTACTGCCGGTGCTGCTAACTTCAATACTGCTGGGGCAACAAACTTCAACACTGACGGAGCTGCAACAAACTTTGGAGCAAGAGGAACGGCAAATAACTTCGGGACCACCGCAGGTGCGGCTAATTTCAACACTGCTGGATCCAACTTTGGCACTGCAGGAGCAACGAACTTCAACACTGATGGAGCTGCGACCAACTTTGGAGCAAGAGGAAATAACTTTGGCACCACTGCGGGGGCTGCTAATTTCAATACTGCTGGAACCAACTTTGGAACCGCAGGAGCCACAAACTTCAACACTGACGGAGCTGCAACAAACTTTGGAGCAAGAGAAACGGCAAGTAACTTCGGCACCACCGCTGGAGCAAGTAACTTTAATACGGCAGGTAGTACAGCAAACTTTGGCACGACAAACGCTGCCAACTTTGGTGCAAGAGGTACGAACTTTGATGTTACGGGTAGTACAGCAAACTTTGGAACATCTCAGTTTGCCAATggttttacttcaaatgataTTTCAAGAACGAATACTGCGTCCGGAGCCAACACTGAAACTGCCGGTTACTCTTATCCTAAACCATTGATACAGTTGGAAGTTGAGGGAATATCGACGACACCCGTTCCACCGCGAACGAGCTACTTCGAGTCTACTACTCCATCTCCCATTTCTAACGCTCAGTCTTTCAACAATCAGAATTCAGTTATTATAGAATCTGCCCAAAAAAACAGAGGTTTTAGTACTACTATTTCCCCGGTCGGATTCACTACCGGACCACTAGAAAATTTCAGAACAACAGTCTTTGACGCTGCTAAATTGCCTCAGGCTGTTACGACTGTTCGACCCGTGATCGATACTAGTTCTAGAACTGTTATATCTTCAACTCCGATACCAGCGGTTATCAGCACGCAAAGGCCTTATCAGTCTGATGTGAAAACGTACTTAGACGTCGGAGTGTCGTTTGATCAAGGAAACGATTACGCTTCCACTGGTAACTTTGATTATTCGGACGTTACATCTAACGCTGAACAAGGAAACTTTGGACAGAGGGTGACTGGCCAATCAAGAACCACAAATATAAACTACCAGCAAGGAACAACAAATGCCAGAGGG TTAAACGAAAACAGTCCACTTGTTACGTCTACGCAGGACTATAATTCCTTCACCGGAAGTGAAGCCACTGCACAGACAGGATCTTTGCGTTCTAACGAGGCAAACGACTTCGGATCTACTGTAACCATTCCCAATCAG GTTTACTTACCGTCAAGCACGCTCGCTCCCGAAGCTGGAGTTACGTTCAGAAGGCCAATCGTTTCTGCGGAGTTCTCGCAGGGTCAATTTGGCCAATCATCGGCAGCCGTCAATTCACAAAACTTGAATGCCGCTGCTGACTTTACTTCTCAAGGAACTGCCAACCGTGTTCTGACCAATCAAGCATCGTCGAACGCTGGTTCGCAGAGAATTTCAGGTGGAGTCTTGAGAAACCAAGCCTCTCAAGGATTCGCTTCTCAAGGGTCTGCTGAAGAATTCGCCCGTAACCAAGCTACGGGCAACTTCGGCGCTCGTGAATCGGCCAATGCATTCTTTGGAAACCAGGCATCTTCGAACTTTGCTTCTCAGGGACAAGTGAACGAGGCCTTCGGCAACCAAGCTTCAGCAGAGTTTGGTTCCCGAGGATCGGCTAATGGCATTTTCGGCAGCCAAGGTTCAGGAAACTTTGGTTCTCAAGTATCAGCCGGTGGAAATTCAAACAACCAAGCAAATTCATTCTCAAACCAGAATCAAGGCTTCAGTGGCCAAACAAGAACTCTTATAGGGTCGGACGTTGTGACATCGATAGGTGGTGCAGGTCTCAACAGCGATATCATTCGCCAAAACTCGGGAAGTCAACAAAATGTTCAAATCATTTCCGAATTCAATGATGGAGGTAACTTTGGAGTTAGGAACCAACAAAGTACTACGGTTGCTCCCGAAGTTACTACTTACGCTGGCGACTTCAGTCGAACGCGTGGTCGTATCGATGCTAGCGGAGAATTCGGCGCGAGAAATCAAAACAGGAAAGTCATCGTCAAACTCAGTGATCTGCACCCACTGATTCTCAACAAATTGGGAGCCGAGTGTACTTGCAGGGCTGATCCATTTGCCGTATTCCGTGGGTCAAACAGACAGACCCTGCCGATCAATTCTCGCAACCGCGGCCCTGTCGATCTCGCTAATTACGATGAAAGCGATATCTACGTAGATGTAGACATTGAcaaagaaaacgaaaaagaaaTCGAATTCGCTAAAAATATTCCGTCCAACAGGTTGATTAAGACTTCGAACGCCAGGTTTAACGAAGGTGGAGATGACTCAAGCATAGTTGTGAGCTCGAGAGGAGAACCATCGTCTACGGCATACTTGCCACCAACCAGCGCAAGACCACCATCCACCTACCTTCCACCACAGCCATCGAACGAGTACGTTCCAACGTATTCTACCACTGTACCGCCCTCGCTGTTCTACGAAAAGAACGAGGCACCACTGAGCGCAAGAACGCAAGATCGTCAGCCCCTGTTGATCAGGGTAGAGGACAACTCAGACGAACGACAGCAATTCGCACAAAGACGAGCAGGTAAGGCTCTATTCGACGGACCCGTCGGTTCGCCAAACAATCTGAGGGACCAGGGTGAATCGTTCGATCGCTACGGACCCGGTGGCCTGAGAAGCAACGACGAGAAGCTCGAAGGCGGATTGGACTGTGTCAGGCCAGGTCTGTTCAGACATCCCAAAATCTGTAATAAGTTCTACGCTTGCCACTGGGACGAGTGGAAGAAGCGCTACACGCTACACGTCTTCAACTGTCCGGTTCATCTGGCGTTTGACTCCAGCGCTGGAGCTTGCAACTACCCCAGCAAGGGCCCCGCTTGTCAAGACAACAAACTCCTCATCTGA